Proteins from a single region of Mumia flava:
- a CDS encoding ATP-binding protein has protein sequence MQVRLLGPFEITDGDGRSIDVGGPRNRALVARLALALPHAVAIETLIDDLWGTEIPQHAHNALQSVVSRTRARLGDGAITVTAGGYRLTCESTDVDVHRFTRLAGQGRSRDALALWRGDALDGIGDAPYVATSAAGLDERRLAVLEDRVESDLGSGDYEVGGLVTELRALVAAHPYRERLAVSLVRALAASGRQADALAAYEQMRSRLADDLGLDPSLAAQQVQAAVLRGDADVAAPRRAALAGEGVRTNLRPALTSFVGRDDLVEHVRALCSARRLVTVVGPGGAGKTRLATEAASGAVPDPADGAWLVELASVTDPDQLLDAIVAALGLRDVAAIERGSDQRPTARRRVVETLAAGRPLLVVDNCEHLVADVAVLVEDLLRDLPGLTVLATSREPLAVPAETVVSLGPLAVAPGGATPDEALGYGAVDLFVQRARAAAPSFVLDAAALPAVLEICRRLDGQPLALELAAARLRTLTPQQVAARLGDRFRLLTGGSRTALPRHRTLRAVVEWSWDLLSDAERDLAERVAVLPGGVTASAAAALAVIDEADALDLLGALVDKSLLVPVPAPDDTEPRFRMLETIREYGQDRLADRRIGDEVRGRHLAYALQLARALEPTLRTRDQVAALATLDAERNNLVAALRYAVERTDRISAVRLVADIGWYYSLRGDHAEISDWARRALALDGDADPTSESLCLALRVVGLHDDPDRKESLAASAARLRELREADGFDRDHPLAALVQVGVDVFAEGFADTATPGRPQLGEAASASIAAAVGSGDPWLRSAVRFIELSWYDNAGVVSDDVTELLDAIGGFREVGDRWGQAMAASVLAVSCERRGRLDEARRWIDDAIALLVEVGAVDDVLQLRTRRLGLDLVAAGPEDTDRLRAELATIAADARHQGRPDAARYVGVAEVDLERRLGDTEAAERAAARLLEALGPSRMPGAPQVRAIALLSTALVLLRRDPAAARTQLAEAAAAARDVRDMPVVAMVGVGHAWLAERLGDDVLAARRLGAADAVRGGPDAANRDASDLEQRLRARMGDAAYDTAYGTGRALRRTAALALASPVPADGPGAGPDRTEVDEAGGAADPTDAQAFRR, from the coding sequence GTGCAGGTTCGGCTGCTCGGCCCCTTCGAGATCACCGACGGCGACGGTCGCAGCATCGACGTCGGGGGTCCGCGCAACCGCGCCCTCGTCGCCCGGCTCGCCCTCGCCCTCCCGCACGCGGTCGCGATCGAGACGCTCATCGACGACCTCTGGGGCACCGAGATCCCCCAGCACGCGCACAACGCCCTGCAGTCCGTCGTGTCGCGGACGCGCGCCCGCCTCGGCGACGGGGCGATCACCGTGACTGCCGGCGGCTACCGTCTGACCTGCGAGAGCACCGACGTCGACGTTCACCGCTTCACCCGGCTGGCCGGGCAGGGGCGCTCACGTGACGCGCTCGCCCTCTGGCGCGGCGACGCGCTCGACGGGATCGGTGATGCGCCGTACGTCGCGACGTCCGCTGCCGGGCTGGACGAGCGGCGGCTCGCGGTGCTGGAGGACCGGGTGGAGTCCGACCTCGGGTCGGGGGACTACGAGGTCGGGGGACTGGTCACCGAGCTGCGCGCGCTGGTCGCCGCCCACCCGTACCGTGAGCGCCTCGCCGTCTCGCTGGTCCGGGCGCTTGCCGCCTCCGGACGCCAGGCCGACGCGCTCGCAGCCTACGAGCAGATGCGCAGCCGCCTCGCCGACGACCTCGGGCTCGACCCGTCCCTCGCGGCGCAGCAGGTGCAGGCCGCCGTGCTGAGGGGCGACGCCGACGTGGCGGCGCCGCGACGCGCTGCGCTGGCTGGCGAGGGGGTGCGTACGAACCTGCGGCCCGCGCTCACCAGCTTCGTCGGGCGCGACGACCTCGTCGAGCACGTCCGCGCGCTGTGCTCCGCACGACGGCTCGTCACGGTCGTCGGCCCCGGCGGTGCGGGCAAGACACGGCTCGCGACCGAGGCGGCCTCCGGGGCCGTCCCGGACCCGGCCGACGGTGCGTGGCTGGTCGAGCTCGCCTCGGTCACGGACCCGGACCAGCTCCTCGACGCGATCGTCGCTGCGCTCGGCCTGCGCGACGTCGCTGCGATCGAGCGCGGGTCCGACCAGCGCCCGACCGCCCGTCGGCGGGTCGTCGAGACCCTTGCCGCCGGGCGTCCGCTGCTCGTCGTCGACAACTGTGAGCACCTCGTCGCCGACGTGGCCGTCCTGGTCGAGGACCTGCTGCGCGACCTGCCCGGCCTCACGGTGCTCGCGACCAGCCGGGAGCCGCTGGCCGTCCCGGCGGAGACGGTCGTGTCGCTCGGCCCGCTCGCGGTCGCGCCCGGCGGGGCGACACCGGACGAGGCGCTGGGGTACGGCGCGGTCGACCTCTTCGTCCAGCGGGCCCGCGCCGCCGCGCCGTCGTTCGTGCTCGACGCCGCTGCGCTGCCGGCCGTGCTGGAGATCTGCCGTCGGCTCGACGGTCAGCCCCTCGCGCTCGAGCTCGCCGCCGCACGCCTGCGGACGTTGACGCCGCAGCAGGTCGCCGCGCGGCTGGGCGACCGGTTCCGACTGCTCACCGGCGGGAGCCGTACGGCCCTGCCGCGGCACCGTACGCTGCGCGCGGTCGTCGAGTGGAGCTGGGACCTGCTGTCCGACGCCGAGCGCGACCTGGCCGAGCGCGTCGCGGTCCTGCCGGGCGGCGTGACGGCGTCCGCGGCGGCCGCGCTCGCCGTGATCGACGAGGCCGACGCGCTCGACCTGCTGGGTGCGCTGGTCGACAAGTCGCTGCTGGTGCCCGTCCCCGCACCCGACGACACCGAGCCGCGGTTCCGGATGCTCGAGACGATCCGCGAGTACGGCCAGGACCGGCTCGCCGACCGACGGATCGGCGACGAGGTGCGCGGACGGCACCTCGCGTACGCTCTGCAGCTGGCCCGGGCGCTCGAGCCCACCCTGCGGACCCGCGACCAGGTCGCCGCCCTCGCCACCCTCGACGCGGAGCGCAACAACCTCGTCGCTGCCCTGCGCTACGCCGTCGAGCGGACCGACCGGATCTCGGCCGTGCGCCTGGTCGCGGACATCGGCTGGTACTACTCGCTGCGCGGGGACCACGCCGAGATCTCCGACTGGGCGCGCCGCGCCCTCGCTCTCGACGGTGATGCCGATCCCACGAGCGAGTCGCTGTGCCTCGCGCTCCGCGTGGTGGGGCTGCACGACGACCCCGACCGCAAGGAGTCCCTGGCCGCGTCCGCTGCGCGTCTGCGCGAGCTGCGCGAGGCCGACGGGTTCGACCGCGACCACCCGCTCGCCGCGCTCGTCCAGGTCGGCGTCGACGTCTTCGCGGAGGGTTTCGCCGACACCGCGACACCAGGACGACCCCAGCTCGGCGAGGCGGCGTCGGCCTCGATCGCGGCGGCGGTCGGCTCGGGCGACCCGTGGCTGCGTTCGGCGGTGCGCTTCATCGAGCTCAGCTGGTACGACAACGCCGGGGTCGTCAGCGACGACGTCACCGAGCTGCTCGACGCGATCGGCGGATTCCGCGAGGTCGGCGACCGGTGGGGGCAGGCGATGGCGGCCTCGGTCCTGGCCGTGTCGTGCGAGCGGCGTGGCCGCCTCGACGAGGCACGCCGCTGGATCGACGACGCGATCGCGCTCCTCGTCGAGGTCGGGGCCGTCGACGACGTCCTCCAGCTGCGGACCCGTCGCCTCGGGCTCGACCTCGTGGCGGCCGGCCCCGAGGACACCGACCGGCTCCGGGCGGAGCTCGCGACGATCGCAGCCGACGCTCGCCACCAGGGCCGCCCGGACGCTGCGCGGTACGTCGGCGTCGCGGAGGTGGACCTCGAACGACGTCTCGGGGACACGGAGGCCGCCGAGCGCGCGGCTGCCCGGCTGCTCGAGGCGCTCGGCCCGTCCCGGATGCCCGGGGCGCCGCAGGTCCGGGCGATCGCGCTGCTGTCGACCGCCCTGGTCCTGCTGCGTCGCGACCCCGCCGCCGCACGGACTCAGCTGGCCGAGGCCGCCGCCGCAGCCCGGGACGTACGGGACATGCCGGTGGTCGCGATGGTCGGGGTCGGGCACGCCTGGCTGGCCGAGCGGCTCGGCGACGACGTGCTGGCCGCGCGGCGGCTCGGTGCGGCCGACGCGGTCCGAGGCGGGCCCGACGCGGCGAACCGCGATGCGAGCGATCTCGAGCAGCGGCTACGGGCCCGGATGGGGGACGCCGCGTACGACACCGCGTACGGCACGGGTCGGGCGCTGCGGCGGACCGCGGCACTGGCGCTCGCCAGCCCGGTACCCGCGGACGGCCCAGGTGCGGGGCCGGACAGGACCGAGGTCGACGAGGCCGGTGGGGCCGCGGACCCCACCGACGCTCAGGCCTTTCGCCGGTAG
- a CDS encoding UvrD-helicase domain-containing protein produces the protein MSLPFPVPSDRASDAARDRSRGASDPAAPSHARLSDEEIEAKRAAEAERLLAGLNDPQREAVTHTGGPLLVVAGAGSGKTRVLTRRIAWMISQYRVHPGSILAITFTNKAAAEMRSRVAEFVGGRSRLMWVSTFHSACVRILRKEAQRFGYTSTFTIYDAADSKRLMTQVCRDLELDPKRFAPRSVLAWVSNLKNELVDHETAVAKAANDSERTYAAAYATYQERLKASNSMDFDDLIMTTVHLLQAFPDVADVYRRRFRHVLVDEYQDTNHAQYVLIRELCNEPDSDLLVVGDSDQSIYAFRGANIRNILEFEADFPSARTILLEQNYRSTQHILDAANAVISRNEGRKKKNLWSAAGKGELVTGYVADDEHAEAQYVADEVDRLTDEGEAKPGDVAVFYRTNAQSRVFEEVFIRVGLPYRVVGGVRFYERKEIKDAIAYLRVLVNPADSVSLRRILNTPKRGIGDRAEACVAAYADRQRITFWEGLQQAEEAPGIATRSLNQVRGFVEVVSGLQDMVAAGEPVDAVLEATLARSGYLDELEHSTDPQDEARTENLAELVAVAREFVSDAATLADLPASDTPAGRGASEVSSPGGRGASEAASPGGRGASEASSPGGRGASGASDRDPAPVEPAETSDDVLEPGSVASFLERVSLVADADSIPDSGDGMVTLMTLHTAKGLEFPVVFLTGLEEAVFPHMRSLGDPKELEEERRIAYVGLTRAEQRLYLTRALVRSAWGAPSHNPPSRFLSEIPTDLVDWKRTEADTTTWSGGYAPPSRRSAPMRAASADQASRAKRDVPSLSPGDRVTHDTFGLGTVVALEGAGDRAVASIDFGSEGVKRLLLRYAPVDKI, from the coding sequence ATGAGCCTTCCGTTCCCCGTGCCCTCCGACCGTGCCTCCGACGCTGCCCGCGACCGTTCGAGAGGAGCCTCGGATCCGGCGGCGCCGTCGCACGCGCGACTCAGCGACGAGGAGATCGAGGCGAAGCGCGCGGCCGAGGCGGAGCGCCTCCTGGCCGGCCTGAACGATCCCCAGCGCGAGGCCGTCACACACACCGGGGGCCCGCTGCTCGTCGTCGCCGGTGCCGGTTCGGGCAAGACCCGGGTGCTCACCCGGCGGATCGCCTGGATGATCTCCCAGTACCGCGTGCACCCCGGCTCGATCCTCGCGATCACCTTCACCAACAAGGCGGCGGCCGAGATGCGCTCGCGGGTCGCCGAGTTCGTGGGCGGACGCTCGAGGCTGATGTGGGTGAGCACGTTCCACTCCGCGTGCGTGCGGATCCTGCGCAAGGAGGCCCAGCGCTTCGGCTACACCTCCACGTTCACGATCTACGACGCAGCCGACTCCAAGCGCCTGATGACGCAGGTGTGCCGGGACTTGGAGCTGGACCCCAAGCGGTTCGCGCCGCGCTCGGTGCTCGCCTGGGTGTCCAACCTCAAGAACGAGCTCGTCGATCACGAGACCGCGGTGGCGAAGGCCGCGAACGACTCCGAGCGGACCTACGCCGCGGCGTACGCGACGTACCAGGAGCGGTTGAAGGCATCGAACTCGATGGACTTCGACGACCTGATCATGACGACGGTCCACCTGCTCCAGGCGTTCCCCGACGTCGCCGACGTGTACCGGCGGCGGTTCCGTCACGTCCTCGTCGACGAGTACCAGGACACCAACCACGCCCAGTACGTCCTGATCCGCGAGCTGTGCAACGAGCCGGACTCCGACCTGCTCGTCGTCGGCGACTCCGACCAGTCGATCTACGCCTTCCGCGGCGCGAACATCCGCAACATCCTCGAGTTCGAGGCCGACTTCCCGTCCGCACGCACGATCCTGCTCGAGCAGAACTACCGCTCCACGCAGCACATCCTCGACGCCGCGAACGCCGTGATCTCCCGCAACGAGGGCCGCAAGAAGAAGAACCTCTGGTCCGCTGCCGGCAAGGGGGAGCTCGTGACCGGCTACGTCGCCGACGACGAGCACGCCGAGGCCCAGTACGTCGCCGACGAGGTCGACCGGCTCACCGACGAGGGTGAGGCGAAGCCCGGCGACGTCGCGGTGTTCTACCGGACGAACGCCCAGTCCCGTGTGTTCGAGGAGGTGTTCATCCGCGTCGGCCTCCCGTACCGCGTCGTCGGGGGCGTGCGCTTCTACGAGCGCAAGGAGATCAAGGACGCGATCGCGTACCTCCGGGTGCTGGTCAACCCCGCGGACTCGGTGTCGCTGCGCCGGATCCTCAACACCCCGAAGCGCGGGATCGGTGACCGCGCGGAGGCCTGCGTGGCGGCGTACGCCGACCGTCAGCGGATCACGTTCTGGGAGGGTCTGCAGCAGGCCGAGGAGGCGCCCGGGATCGCGACGCGCTCCCTGAACCAGGTCCGCGGCTTCGTCGAGGTGGTCTCCGGGCTGCAGGACATGGTCGCCGCGGGAGAGCCCGTCGACGCGGTGCTCGAGGCCACGCTGGCGCGGTCGGGCTACCTCGACGAGCTCGAGCACAGCACCGATCCGCAGGACGAGGCCCGTACGGAGAACCTCGCCGAGCTCGTCGCCGTGGCGCGTGAGTTCGTCTCCGACGCGGCGACGCTCGCGGACCTTCCGGCCTCCGACACCCCCGCTGGTCGAGGCGCGAGCGAGGTCTCGTCTCCCGGTGGTCGAGGCGCGAGCGAGGCCGCGTCTCCCGGTGGTCGAGGCGCGAGCGAGGCCTCGTCTCCCGGTGGTCGAGGCGCGAGCGGAGCGAGCGATCGAGACCCCGCGCCGGTCGAGCCTGCCGAGACCTCCGACGACGTTCTCGAGCCGGGCTCGGTCGCGTCCTTCCTCGAGCGCGTCTCGCTGGTCGCCGACGCCGACTCGATCCCCGACTCCGGCGACGGGATGGTCACGCTGATGACGCTGCACACCGCGAAGGGGCTGGAGTTCCCGGTGGTGTTCCTGACCGGCCTCGAGGAGGCGGTCTTTCCCCACATGCGGTCGCTCGGCGATCCGAAGGAGCTCGAGGAGGAGCGCCGGATCGCGTACGTCGGGCTGACGCGCGCGGAGCAGCGGCTCTATCTCACCCGGGCCCTGGTCCGTTCGGCCTGGGGAGCGCCGTCGCACAATCCGCCGTCCCGCTTCCTTTCCGAGATCCCCACCGACCTGGTCGACTGGAAGCGCACCGAGGCCGACACGACGACCTGGTCGGGCGGGTACGCCCCGCCGTCGCGTCGTTCCGCGCCGATGCGTGCCGCCTCGGCCGACCAGGCCAGCCGGGCGAAGCGTGACG
- a CDS encoding ABC transporter permease — MTTLTAVPGRTAPRPLPLVRHGLVLARRSISTIVRTPEQLIDVTLQPILFTLVFVYLFGGAISGSTHDYLQFVLPGLMVQTVLLSTVSIGVNMNDDIKEGLFDRFRSLPIPRSAPLVGAVLAEGVRYSTSIVVTLAFGYVIGFRADTNPASVVAGMLLVLLFAWALCWVSVFLGMIVRQSGAVQGIAFLVLFPLTFGSSMFVDPDTLPGWLQAFVNVNPLSSLTDAVRGLFTGGAAVSDIAVSLGGAALIMAVFAPLAVGAYRRKA; from the coding sequence ATGACCACCCTCACCGCCGTTCCGGGCCGCACCGCGCCCCGACCGCTCCCCCTGGTCCGGCACGGCCTCGTGCTGGCCCGCCGCTCGATCTCCACGATCGTGCGCACGCCCGAGCAGCTGATCGACGTCACGCTCCAGCCGATCCTGTTCACGCTCGTGTTCGTCTATCTGTTCGGCGGCGCGATCAGTGGCTCGACCCACGACTACCTGCAGTTCGTCCTCCCGGGTCTGATGGTGCAGACGGTGCTGCTCAGCACCGTGAGCATCGGCGTCAACATGAACGACGACATCAAGGAAGGCCTGTTCGACCGCTTCCGCTCCCTGCCCATCCCACGCTCCGCTCCCCTGGTCGGCGCGGTCCTCGCCGAAGGCGTCCGCTACAGCACGTCGATCGTCGTGACCCTCGCATTCGGGTACGTGATCGGCTTCCGCGCCGACACCAACCCGGCCTCCGTGGTCGCCGGGATGCTGCTCGTCCTGCTGTTCGCGTGGGCGCTGTGCTGGGTGTCGGTGTTCCTGGGGATGATCGTCCGCCAGTCCGGCGCGGTGCAGGGGATCGCGTTCCTGGTCCTGTTCCCGCTGACGTTCGGCTCGAGCATGTTCGTGGACCCCGACACTCTGCCGGGATGGCTCCAGGCCTTCGTGAACGTCAACCCGCTCAGCAGCCTCACCGATGCCGTGCGCGGCCTCTTCACCGGCGGCGCCGCCGTCTCCGACATCGCGGTCTCGCTCGGTGGTGCGGCTCTGATCATGGCGGTGTTCGCGCCGCTGGCGGTCGGCGCCTACCGGCGAAAGGCCTGA
- the zwf gene encoding glucose-6-phosphate dehydrogenase translates to MEAQPYVIVLFGATGDLARRKLLPGLLHLYQAGLLPQARIVGTSLDDVDLDKFRTLARDAVDEFSDSDPPQDQWDAFAELLRWAPGDAGPEGLATAVHRAEADLGGEPQVLHYLSVPPKAALSVVQEIEEAGLAPRSRIVMEKPFGTDLETARTLNAALHEVFREDQIFRIDHFLGKEAAQNILAFRFANGLFEPIWNRNHIEHVQIDVPETLGLGGRIGFYEQTGAYRDMVVTHLFQVLGFVAMEPPTALAPHAITEEKNKVFRSMEPVQPTDVVRGQYAGYREEPDVADDSDTETFIALRCFIDNWRWAGVPFYLRTGKKLAEGARIISIAFREPPKSMFPEGSGVGSQGPDHLTFDLADRARLSLSFYGKRPGHGMRLDKLSMQFAFHEAPGAEGALEAYERLIYDAMRGDHTLFTTAQGIERLWEISRPLLATPPPVRIYQPGSWGPNAIHQLIAPNAWRLPFERPWRESTNLP, encoded by the coding sequence ATGGAGGCTCAGCCGTACGTGATCGTGCTCTTCGGAGCGACCGGCGACCTGGCCCGACGCAAGCTGCTCCCCGGCCTGCTGCACCTCTACCAGGCCGGGCTGCTGCCGCAGGCGCGGATCGTGGGGACCTCGCTCGACGACGTCGACCTCGACAAGTTCCGTACGCTCGCCCGCGACGCCGTCGACGAGTTCAGCGACTCCGACCCGCCGCAGGACCAGTGGGACGCGTTCGCGGAGCTGTTGCGGTGGGCCCCCGGCGACGCCGGACCGGAAGGGCTCGCGACCGCCGTGCACCGGGCCGAGGCCGACCTCGGCGGCGAGCCGCAGGTCCTGCACTACCTCAGCGTCCCCCCGAAGGCTGCGCTGTCGGTCGTCCAGGAGATCGAGGAGGCCGGTCTCGCACCCCGGTCGCGGATCGTGATGGAGAAGCCGTTCGGCACCGACCTCGAGACCGCCCGCACCCTCAACGCCGCGCTGCACGAGGTGTTCCGCGAGGACCAGATCTTCCGGATCGACCATTTCCTGGGCAAGGAGGCCGCCCAGAACATCCTCGCGTTCCGCTTCGCCAACGGTCTGTTCGAGCCGATCTGGAACCGCAACCACATCGAGCACGTCCAGATCGACGTCCCGGAGACGCTGGGCCTCGGCGGGCGGATCGGGTTCTACGAGCAGACCGGCGCGTACCGCGACATGGTCGTCACGCATCTCTTCCAGGTCCTCGGCTTCGTCGCGATGGAGCCACCGACCGCGCTCGCACCGCACGCGATCACCGAGGAGAAGAACAAGGTCTTCCGGTCGATGGAGCCGGTGCAGCCGACCGACGTCGTCCGCGGCCAGTACGCGGGCTACCGCGAGGAGCCCGACGTCGCCGACGACTCCGACACCGAGACGTTCATCGCGCTGCGCTGCTTCATCGACAACTGGCGCTGGGCCGGCGTCCCGTTCTACCTGCGGACCGGCAAGAAGCTCGCCGAGGGTGCCCGGATCATCTCGATCGCCTTCCGCGAGCCGCCGAAGAGCATGTTCCCGGAGGGGTCCGGCGTCGGGTCGCAGGGACCGGACCACCTGACCTTCGACCTCGCCGACCGCGCGCGGCTGTCGTTGTCGTTCTACGGCAAGCGACCCGGGCACGGGATGCGGCTCGACAAGCTGTCGATGCAGTTCGCGTTCCACGAGGCGCCCGGCGCCGAGGGTGCGCTCGAGGCGTACGAGCGGCTGATCTACGACGCGATGCGCGGTGACCACACGCTGTTCACGACCGCGCAGGGCATCGAGCGGCTCTGGGAGATCTCCAGGCCGCTGCTCGCGACGCCACCGCCGGTGCGGATCTACCAGCCCGGCTCCTGGGGCCCGAACGCCATCCACCAGCTGATCGCGCCGAACGCCTGGCGGCTGCCGTTCGAGCGTCCGTGGCGGGAGAGCACGAACCTGCCCTGA
- a CDS encoding GntR family transcriptional regulator — translation MTSSIPGLVVDPTDDEPPYEQVRRRVAAAVATGSLPGGSRLPTVRGLADELGLAVNTVAKAYRALEADAVIETRGRRGTYVRSAVLEGDAAQAARRAARDYVADVRRLGLGRTEAQRLVGDLWD, via the coding sequence GTGACGTCGTCGATCCCCGGACTGGTCGTCGACCCGACCGACGACGAGCCGCCGTACGAGCAGGTCCGCCGCCGGGTGGCTGCGGCCGTGGCGACCGGGTCCCTCCCCGGCGGGTCGCGCCTGCCGACCGTCCGTGGGCTCGCCGACGAGCTGGGGCTGGCCGTGAACACCGTCGCCAAGGCCTACCGCGCGCTCGAGGCCGACGCCGTGATCGAGACCCGCGGCCGGCGCGGGACCTACGTGCGCAGCGCTGTCCTCGAGGGCGACGCCGCGCAGGCTGCGCGACGGGCCGCACGGGACTACGTCGCCGACGTCCGCCGCCTCGGCCTCGGACGGACGGAGGCCCAGCGCCTCGTCGGCGACCTGTGGGACTGA
- a CDS encoding daunorubicin resistance protein DrrA family ABC transporter ATP-binding protein, with product MTHAIEAEGLVKRFGDTTALDGVDLLVPEGTVLGVLGPNGAGKTTAVRILATLLRADAGRASVAGHDVARDPDGVRRSIGLTGQYASVDEQLSGRENLVLFGRLLDLSRRDAQARADELLEQFGLTEAAGRRARTYSGGMRRRLDLAASLVGRPQVIYLDEPTTGLDPSKREDMWEIVRDLTRAGTTVLLTTQYLEEADALADAITVIDRGRVIAQGTPHELKSLVGGRTLQVRPANPSDLPAVTEALERVAGRSAEEIGTGVVAVPVVDDATLPTVVRTLDEHHVAVSELRLALPDLDEVFFALTGHGAPGATAEAPTEPHDKELVR from the coding sequence ATGACACACGCGATCGAAGCCGAAGGTCTCGTCAAGAGGTTCGGCGACACCACTGCTCTCGACGGCGTCGACCTGCTGGTTCCCGAGGGCACCGTGCTCGGGGTGCTCGGCCCCAACGGCGCCGGCAAGACGACCGCCGTCCGCATCCTGGCCACCCTGCTGCGCGCCGACGCCGGCCGCGCCTCGGTGGCCGGTCACGACGTCGCCCGGGACCCGGACGGGGTCCGCCGCTCGATCGGGCTCACCGGGCAGTACGCATCGGTCGACGAGCAGCTGTCGGGTCGCGAGAACCTCGTGCTGTTCGGCCGGCTGCTGGACCTGAGCCGCCGTGACGCGCAGGCGAGGGCCGACGAGCTGCTCGAGCAGTTCGGGCTCACCGAGGCCGCCGGGCGCCGCGCCCGGACGTACTCGGGCGGCATGCGACGCCGCCTCGACCTCGCGGCGAGCCTCGTCGGCCGTCCACAGGTGATCTATCTCGACGAACCCACCACCGGGCTCGACCCGAGCAAGCGCGAGGACATGTGGGAGATCGTGCGCGACCTGACCCGTGCCGGCACCACGGTGCTCCTCACCACGCAGTACCTCGAGGAGGCCGACGCGCTCGCCGACGCCATCACCGTGATCGACCGGGGCCGCGTGATCGCGCAGGGCACCCCGCACGAGCTCAAGTCGCTCGTCGGCGGCCGCACCCTCCAGGTCCGGCCGGCGAACCCGTCCGACCTGCCGGCCGTCACCGAGGCGCTCGAGCGGGTCGCGGGCCGGAGCGCGGAGGAGATCGGCACGGGTGTCGTCGCCGTGCCCGTCGTCGACGACGCGACCCTCCCCACGGTGGTCCGCACCCTCGACGAGCACCACGTGGCGGTCTCCGAGCTGCGGCTCGCGCTGCCCGACCTGGACGAGGTCTTCTTCGCCCTCACCGGCCACGGCGCGCCCGGCGCCACCGCGGAAGCACCGACCGAACCCCACGACAAGGAGCTGGTCCGATGA
- a CDS encoding TetR/AcrR family transcriptional regulator: MEPSDPDPSDPPRPASGLQPARIHEWATLPPRTPLPRGRSALPPAEVAESQRGRILHAIVEETAERGYAATSVQHVTARARVSRTAFYQHFSNKEDAFATAHLNASRRLLDIIAEHVAQHADQSWRVQHRAGVTGYLTAFAGAPSSATAFLVELLSAGDRLLDQRDMILGFSARGLSRLAELAHADHPDRPLPSSDVTYALAAAADALMTREVRAGRTTLLLGCADEIVAFQAAVLAGS, encoded by the coding sequence ATGGAGCCGTCTGACCCCGATCCGTCCGACCCGCCGAGACCCGCGAGCGGTCTCCAGCCCGCGCGGATCCACGAGTGGGCCACCCTTCCGCCACGTACGCCCCTTCCCCGTGGCCGCTCGGCGCTCCCGCCGGCGGAGGTCGCCGAATCGCAGCGCGGCCGGATCCTGCACGCGATCGTCGAGGAGACCGCCGAGCGCGGGTACGCCGCGACCAGCGTGCAGCACGTCACGGCACGCGCTCGTGTGTCGCGGACCGCGTTCTACCAGCACTTCTCCAACAAGGAGGACGCCTTCGCGACCGCCCACCTGAACGCGAGCCGCCGGCTGCTCGACATCATCGCGGAGCACGTCGCACAGCACGCCGACCAGTCGTGGCGCGTGCAGCACCGCGCCGGCGTGACCGGCTACCTCACGGCGTTCGCCGGCGCACCGTCGTCCGCCACCGCCTTCCTGGTCGAGCTGCTCAGCGCCGGCGACCGCCTGCTCGACCAGCGCGACATGATCCTCGGGTTCAGCGCCCGCGGCCTGTCCCGGCTCGCCGAGCTCGCCCACGCCGACCACCCCGACCGCCCGCTGCCCAGCAGCGACGTCACCTACGCGCTGGCGGCCGCGGCGGACGCCCTCATGACCCGCGAGGTCCGCGCCGGACGCACCACCCTCCTGCTGGGATGCGCCGACGAGATCGTGGCGTTCCAGGCCGCGGTGCTCGCGGGATCCTGA